The Methanocaldococcus jannaschii DSM 2661 genome has a segment encoding these proteins:
- a CDS encoding ATP-binding protein, which yields MIDKKILFEEVILDNLEIAKKAKVINRDIEIKLIPNKIKVIYGVRRGGKTYFLFQIINKHFKDDFIYINFEDERLINIALDELNELLKIALSIKNTKNLFFDEIQSVDNWDKFVRRLNDSGFNIFITGSSSKLLSKEIATSLRGRNLKTEILPLNFKEFLKFKNFNVKKRYSTIEKAELLKYLNEFIKFGGFPEITLIDDENIKKEILKEYLDGIFYRDVVERHSIRNIKEIKVLRNILINLFANEISIKKIANLLKEFNTKISRECIYNYLEYFSDAYLIFLLNNFSYKTKTISYSKLYVIDGMWNFSLSFSKNKGRILENLVFLELRRRGFVENENLFYVKRKNYEVDFLIFGENKELIQVCYELNETNKEREIKAYEKAIKDLKLDNVNLKIITYNDEGFEKITVDDKEHLIEIVPFWKWSLTY from the coding sequence ATGATAGACAAAAAGATACTATTTGAAGAAGTTATATTAGACAACTTAGAGATTGCAAAGAAAGCAAAGGTAATTAATAGAGATATTGAAATAAAACTCATCCCTAACAAAATAAAGGTTATCTATGGTGTGAGGAGAGGAGGAAAGACATATTTCTTATTTCAAATTATAAACAAGCATTTTAAGGATGATTTCATCTATATAAATTTTGAGGATGAAAGATTAATAAATATAGCTTTAGATGAGTTAAATGAACTCTTAAAGATTGCATTGTCTATAAAAAACACAAAAAACCTATTTTTTGATGAGATTCAGAGTGTTGATAATTGGGATAAATTTGTTAGAAGGCTAAATGATAGTGGTTTCAACATTTTTATAACTGGTTCATCTTCTAAATTATTATCAAAAGAAATTGCCACTTCTTTGAGAGGAAGAAATTTAAAAACTGAAATATTACCATTAAACTTTAAGGAATTTTTGAAATTTAAGAATTTTAATGTTAAGAAGAGGTATTCCACAATTGAAAAGGCAGAGTTGCTGAAGTATCTAAACGAATTCATTAAATTTGGTGGTTTTCCAGAAATAACTTTAATAGATGATGAAAACATTAAAAAAGAAATTCTTAAAGAATATTTGGACGGCATATTTTATAGGGATGTTGTTGAGAGGCATAGCATTAGAAATATAAAGGAAATTAAAGTTTTAAGGAACATTTTAATAAATTTATTTGCTAATGAGATTTCTATTAAAAAGATTGCCAATTTACTCAAAGAATTTAATACAAAAATAAGTAGAGAGTGCATTTACAACTATTTAGAGTATTTTAGTGATGCCTATCTAATATTTTTATTAAATAATTTCTCTTATAAGACTAAGACAATATCCTACTCAAAACTCTATGTTATTGACGGAATGTGGAACTTCTCCTTAAGTTTTAGCAAAAATAAAGGAAGAATTTTGGAAAACCTTGTATTTTTGGAGTTGAGAAGGAGAGGTTTTGTTGAGAATGAGAATCTGTTTTATGTCAAAAGGAAAAACTATGAGGTTGATTTTTTAATATTTGGAGAAAATAAGGAGTTAATTCAAGTATGCTATGAATTAAATGAGACCAATAAAGAAAGAGAAATCAAAGCTTATGAAAAGGCAATAAAAGATTTAAAACTTGATAATGTCAATTTAAAAATTATCACTTACAACGATGAAGGATTCGAAAAAATAACAGTTGATGATAAAGAACATCTGATAGAGATTGTTCCATTCTGGAAGTGGAGTTTAACCTATTGA
- the ilvC gene encoding ketol-acid reductoisomerase, which produces MVKIFYDKDVTFDAVKDKTIAVIGYGSQGRAQALNMKDSGLNVIVGLRPNGASWNKAIKDGHKVMTIEEAAEKADIIHILIPDEVQPAVYKKQIEPYLTEGKTISFSHGYNIHYGFIRPPENVNITMVAPKSPGAMVRKTYEEGFGVPGLVAVERDYTGDALQIALGMAKGIGLTKVGVIQTTFREETETDLFGEQVVLCGGVTELIKAAFETLVEAGYAPEMAYFETCHELKLIVDLIYQKGLQGMWENVSNTAEYGGLTRRARVINEESRKAMKEILKEIQDGRFAKEWSLEREAGFPHLNALRRLEKEHLIEKVGKELRKMCGLEKE; this is translated from the coding sequence ATGGTTAAAATATTCTACGATAAGGATGTAACCTTTGACGCAGTTAAAGACAAAACAATAGCAGTTATTGGTTATGGAAGTCAAGGAAGAGCTCAAGCTTTAAATATGAAGGATAGTGGTTTAAATGTTATAGTTGGTTTGAGACCAAATGGAGCATCATGGAACAAGGCAATTAAAGATGGACACAAAGTTATGACAATTGAGGAAGCAGCAGAGAAAGCAGATATCATCCACATATTAATCCCAGATGAAGTCCAGCCAGCAGTTTATAAAAAGCAGATTGAGCCTTACTTAACAGAAGGAAAAACAATAAGCTTCTCACATGGATACAACATCCACTATGGATTTATAAGACCTCCAGAGAATGTTAATATAACAATGGTAGCTCCAAAATCACCAGGGGCAATGGTTAGAAAAACATATGAAGAAGGATTTGGAGTTCCAGGATTGGTTGCTGTTGAGAGAGATTATACAGGAGATGCTTTACAAATTGCTTTGGGAATGGCTAAAGGTATTGGATTAACAAAAGTTGGAGTAATACAAACAACTTTTAGAGAAGAAACAGAAACAGATTTATTTGGAGAGCAAGTAGTTTTGTGTGGAGGAGTTACCGAGTTAATTAAAGCTGCGTTTGAAACATTAGTTGAAGCTGGTTACGCTCCAGAGATGGCATACTTTGAAACATGCCATGAGTTAAAGCTAATAGTTGATTTAATCTATCAAAAGGGATTACAGGGAATGTGGGAGAACGTCTCAAACACTGCTGAATATGGAGGTTTAACAAGAAGGGCAAGAGTTATAAATGAGGAGTCAAGAAAGGCAATGAAAGAGATTTTAAAAGAGATACAAGATGGAAGATTTGCAAAAGAATGGAGCTTAGAAAGAGAAGCTGGCTTCCCACACTTGAATGCTTTAAGAAGATTAGAGAAAGAGCATTTAATTGAGAAGGTTGGAAAAGAGTTAAGAAAGATGTGTGGCTTGGAGAAGGAATAA
- a CDS encoding thiolase domain-containing protein, with protein MRDVAIIGYGQTKFGELWERSFRSLIVEAGVKAVEAAGIDGKDIDEMYVGNMSAGLFVGQEHIASLIAEHAGLNPIPSTRVEAACASGSLALRQAVLNVASGASDVVLVGGVEKMTDVVDATSAISSASDQEWEALFGATFPSLYAMMAQRYMYEYGLTLEELSMWSVIMHENASKNRYAQFPFKVTLEQVLNSSPVAEPLRLLHCSPVSDGAAALIVCEAEKAKEFVNKDDIIYIKASVQASDTIALHSRESITSLKAAKVASEKAYKMANIEPKDVDVAEVHDCFAINGLILMEELGFCKKGEAGKIVYDKKIAIDYDGFPAVNPSGGLKAAGHALGATGIRQVGEIYWQLKQDKEVKDRQVEIKNGYGITVNVGGTGGTVCIHILSDKR; from the coding sequence ATGAGAGATGTTGCCATTATCGGCTATGGACAGACAAAGTTTGGCGAGCTATGGGAAAGAAGTTTTAGAAGCTTGATTGTTGAGGCTGGTGTTAAGGCAGTTGAAGCTGCAGGTATAGATGGGAAGGATATAGATGAGATGTATGTTGGAAACATGAGTGCTGGTTTGTTTGTTGGACAGGAGCATATAGCCTCTTTAATAGCTGAGCATGCTGGTTTAAACCCAATTCCTTCAACAAGGGTTGAAGCTGCTTGTGCATCTGGTAGCTTAGCTTTAAGACAAGCTGTTTTAAATGTAGCGAGCGGGGCAAGTGATGTTGTTTTAGTTGGTGGAGTAGAAAAGATGACTGATGTTGTTGATGCAACCTCTGCAATATCATCAGCTTCAGACCAAGAATGGGAGGCTTTGTTTGGAGCTACTTTTCCTTCACTGTATGCTATGATGGCTCAGAGGTATATGTATGAGTATGGCTTAACTTTAGAGGAGTTATCAATGTGGAGCGTTATCATGCATGAAAACGCCTCAAAAAATAGATATGCACAATTCCCATTTAAGGTTACATTGGAGCAGGTTCTCAACTCCTCACCAGTTGCTGAGCCTTTAAGATTACTACATTGCTCACCAGTTTCAGATGGTGCTGCTGCCCTTATAGTATGTGAAGCAGAAAAGGCTAAAGAATTTGTAAATAAAGATGATATCATCTACATCAAAGCAAGTGTTCAAGCATCAGATACAATTGCATTACACAGCAGAGAGAGCATAACAAGCTTAAAAGCTGCTAAAGTTGCAAGTGAAAAAGCATATAAAATGGCAAATATAGAACCAAAGGATGTGGATGTCGCTGAAGTTCATGACTGCTTTGCTATAAATGGTTTAATATTGATGGAGGAACTTGGTTTCTGTAAAAAGGGAGAGGCTGGAAAGATAGTTTATGATAAAAAGATAGCTATTGATTATGATGGCTTCCCAGCAGTAAATCCAAGTGGAGGGCTGAAAGCTGCTGGACATGCATTAGGGGCTACCGGTATAAGGCAGGTTGGAGAGATTTACTGGCAGTTAAAGCAGGATAAGGAGGTTAAAGATAGGCAGGTAGAGATTAAAAATGGCTATGGAATTACTGTAAATGTCGGAGGGACTGGAGGGACTGTATGCATCCATATATTGTCTGATAAGAGATAA
- a CDS encoding HepT-like ribonuclease domain-containing protein, whose amino-acid sequence MDVVAMLVKDIGLNVEDDYTNIKKLLKHDVITKDEATLLKQYNRLRNAIVHKYDKLNLEVVKEGLKRIDELYEIAYESMRVMKCEAFHLIIIKLIEFYEKVEE is encoded by the coding sequence ATGGACGTTGTAGCAATGCTCGTTAAAGACATTGGGTTGAATGTTGAAGATGATTATACAAACATTAAGAAACTTTTGAAGCATGATGTTATTACAAAAGATGAAGCTACTCTACTAAAACAATATAACAGGCTTAGAAACGCTATTGTCCATAAATACGATAAATTAAACTTAGAAGTTGTAAAAGAAGGTTTAAAAAGAATTGATGAACTCTATGAAATCGCATACGAAAGTATGCGAGTAATGAAATGCGAAGCATTTCATCTGATAATAATTAAACTCATTGAATTCTATGAAAAGGTGGAAGAATGA
- a CDS encoding helix-turn-helix domain-containing protein: MEKVAIYIIGDIVLAENTGKALKKWRNLFNIQQIELAKYLNVSPSVISDYEVGRRKNPGVNIIKKYVLALIEIDKEKGGQTIKALKRILDKSPSMKAILSIKEYENPITLNEFVNIIDGEIAVGDNSDTPIYGHTVVDSIKAILEMTGDDFYHLYGWTTERALIFTNVSTGRSPMVAVRVSIMKPRVVVLQGINKDKIDSLALKLAEIDNIPLITTHLDTKELIKRLNEIK; the protein is encoded by the coding sequence ATGGAGAAAGTAGCAATATACATTATAGGAGATATTGTTTTAGCTGAAAATACTGGAAAAGCTCTAAAAAAATGGAGGAATTTATTCAACATCCAGCAGATTGAGTTAGCTAAATACTTAAACGTTTCTCCATCCGTTATAAGTGATTATGAAGTTGGAAGAAGAAAAAACCCAGGAGTGAATATTATAAAAAAGTATGTTTTGGCATTAATAGAAATAGATAAGGAGAAGGGAGGACAAACAATAAAAGCATTAAAAAGAATTTTAGATAAAAGCCCTTCAATGAAGGCAATTTTATCAATAAAAGAGTATGAAAACCCAATAACCCTTAATGAATTTGTAAATATTATTGATGGAGAAATTGCCGTTGGAGATAACTCAGACACTCCAATATATGGGCATACAGTTGTTGATAGTATAAAGGCAATATTAGAGATGACAGGAGATGATTTCTATCATTTATACGGATGGACTACTGAAAGAGCTTTAATATTCACAAACGTCTCTACTGGAAGAAGCCCAATGGTTGCTGTTAGAGTCAGCATAATGAAGCCAAGAGTTGTTGTTTTGCAGGGAATAAATAAAGACAAGATAGACAGCTTAGCTTTAAAATTAGCTGAGATTGATAACATCCCACTAATAACAACCCATTTAGATACTAAAGAACTTATAAAAAGACTAAATGAGATAAAATAA
- a CDS encoding Zn-ribbon domain-containing OB-fold protein codes for MVVRSWRHIKERYCLIGVRCKNCGTVYFPSREICPKCRRKTEFEEIKLSGKGKVYTYSVVHVAPKDFEKQAPYVIAIIELEEGARITGQIVDCKPEDVYIGMQVEAVFRRIKEDGDDGVITYGYKFKPIEN; via the coding sequence ATGGTTGTCAGAAGTTGGAGACATATTAAAGAAAGATACTGTCTAATTGGAGTTAGATGTAAAAATTGCGGAACTGTTTATTTCCCTTCAAGAGAGATATGTCCAAAGTGTAGAAGAAAAACAGAGTTTGAAGAGATAAAATTAAGTGGAAAAGGAAAGGTTTATACATACTCAGTTGTCCATGTAGCTCCAAAGGATTTTGAAAAACAAGCTCCTTATGTGATAGCAATCATTGAGTTAGAGGAAGGAGCGAGAATTACAGGACAAATTGTAGATTGCAAGCCAGAAGATGTTTATATAGGCATGCAAGTTGAGGCAGTATTTAGAAGAATTAAAGAAGATGGAGATGATGGAGTTATAACTTATGGTTATAAATTTAAGCCAATTGAGAATTAA
- a CDS encoding hydroxymethylglutaryl-CoA synthase — protein MAGIVGYGAYIPKYRIKVEEIARVWNKDPESIKKGLLVYEKAVPSLDEDTATIAVEAARNALKRAEIDPKDIGAVYVGSESHPYAVKPTATIVAEAIDATPDLTAADLEFACKAGTAGIQMCMGLVESGLIKYGLAIGADTAQGAPGDALEYTAAAGGAAYIIGKSNVIAEFNGTYSYTTDTPDFWRREGKPYPRHGGRFTGEPAYFRHVINAAKGLMEKMGTKPEDYDYCVFHQPNGKFYIRVAKILGFKEEQYKIGLLTPYIGNTYSGAVPLGLSNVLDNCEGGERILAVSYGSGAGSDAFDITVTDRINKVKDKAPKTAYYLERKEYIDYAIYAKFRKKIKM, from the coding sequence ATGGCGGGTATTGTTGGTTATGGAGCATACATCCCAAAATATAGGATAAAAGTTGAAGAAATAGCAAGAGTATGGAACAAAGACCCGGAATCAATAAAAAAAGGACTTTTGGTATATGAGAAAGCAGTTCCAAGCTTGGATGAAGACACTGCAACTATTGCAGTTGAAGCAGCAAGAAATGCATTAAAAAGAGCTGAAATAGACCCAAAAGACATTGGAGCTGTTTATGTTGGGAGTGAAAGCCACCCTTATGCAGTTAAACCAACTGCTACAATAGTTGCTGAGGCTATAGATGCAACTCCAGACTTAACTGCAGCGGATTTAGAGTTTGCTTGCAAAGCTGGAACAGCAGGAATTCAGATGTGTATGGGATTGGTTGAGAGCGGCTTAATCAAATACGGATTAGCTATTGGGGCAGATACTGCCCAAGGAGCTCCAGGAGATGCTTTGGAATACACGGCAGCAGCTGGAGGAGCTGCCTATATAATAGGAAAATCAAACGTTATAGCTGAATTCAACGGCACTTATTCATACACAACAGACACCCCAGACTTCTGGAGGAGAGAAGGAAAGCCATATCCAAGACATGGAGGAAGATTTACAGGAGAGCCAGCATACTTTAGACATGTAATTAATGCTGCTAAAGGATTGATGGAAAAAATGGGAACAAAGCCAGAAGATTATGATTACTGCGTATTCCACCAACCAAACGGAAAATTCTATATTAGGGTAGCTAAGATTTTGGGCTTTAAGGAAGAGCAATATAAAATAGGGCTATTAACCCCTTATATTGGAAACACTTACTCAGGAGCTGTTCCTTTAGGGTTATCAAATGTCTTAGATAATTGTGAAGGTGGAGAGAGAATTTTAGCAGTCTCCTATGGAAGTGGGGCTGGAAGTGATGCCTTCGACATAACAGTAACTGATAGAATAAATAAAGTCAAAGACAAAGCTCCAAAAACAGCCTATTACTTAGAGAGGAAAGAATATATCGACTATGCAATATATGCCAAATTTAGAAAGAAAATTAAGATGTGA
- a CDS encoding winged helix-turn-helix domain-containing protein, producing the protein MKFLFSKTKIEILKKLNERNYTISELSKILGKSKSTISEHLNALYEMGLVDKENYSKWVYYKITNKGKKVLENLEALILMVSSIFALIGLWIYYIFKQIKYQAREVVLSKTVVERGIYTTYKGSTTFQKEPLFLIFLIISTFLIIFIVYLVYKIIRR; encoded by the coding sequence ATGAAATTTCTATTTTCAAAGACAAAGATTGAAATTTTAAAAAAATTGAATGAAAGGAATTATACTATCTCTGAATTATCAAAAATTTTAGGAAAATCAAAATCAACGATAAGTGAGCATTTAAACGCTTTATATGAAATGGGTTTGGTTGATAAAGAAAACTATAGCAAGTGGGTTTATTATAAAATAACAAACAAAGGAAAGAAGGTTTTAGAGAACTTAGAAGCATTGATTTTAATGGTCAGCAGTATTTTTGCACTAATTGGTTTGTGGATCTACTATATATTCAAACAAATAAAATACCAAGCAAGAGAAGTTGTTTTATCAAAAACAGTTGTTGAAAGGGGTATTTATACAACTTACAAAGGTTCAACAACTTTTCAGAAAGAGCCGCTATTTTTAATTTTTTTAATTATCTCTACTTTTTTAATAATCTTTATAGTTTATTTAGTTTATAAAATTATTCGGAGATAA
- a CDS encoding CooT family nickel-binding protein, protein MCSCNLYFNGELVMEDVMIVEKKGDKVIAIDLFGDKKEFVGEIKKIDLNENKIFIEG, encoded by the coding sequence ATGTGTAGTTGCAATCTCTACTTTAATGGAGAGTTGGTTATGGAAGATGTTATGATTGTTGAGAAAAAAGGAGATAAAGTTATAGCCATTGATTTATTTGGTGATAAAAAAGAATTTGTTGGAGAGATTAAAAAGATTGATTTGAATGAGAATAAGATATTTATAGAGGGATAA
- a CDS encoding nucleotidyltransferase domain-containing protein, protein MSKVFGILLYGSYAKNEYTKRSDIDICLVGVDRNTYLEILGKLGNKYDIKIFEELPLYIKMEIIKNHKVIFGDELELSEHFYKFRKIWRDMEKRIRENQFNSVREKVMLRRRFNAKKEEILG, encoded by the coding sequence GTGAGCAAAGTTTTTGGAATTCTGCTATATGGTTCTTATGCAAAGAATGAATACACAAAAAGGAGTGATATTGATATATGCTTAGTAGGGGTTGATAGAAATACATACTTAGAAATCTTAGGAAAATTGGGAAATAAATATGACATAAAAATCTTTGAAGAACTTCCTTTGTATATAAAAATGGAGATTATAAAAAATCATAAAGTAATTTTTGGAGATGAATTAGAACTTTCAGAGCATTTCTACAAATTTAGAAAGATTTGGAGGGATATGGAAAAGAGGATTAGAGAAAATCAGTTCAACAGTGTTAGAGAAAAGGTTATGTTGAGGAGGAGATTTAATGCAAAGAAAGAAGAGATACTTGGATAA